The following is a genomic window from Engraulis encrasicolus isolate BLACKSEA-1 chromosome 13, IST_EnEncr_1.0, whole genome shotgun sequence.
tgaaggctgcctgcagatgaacaactttttagttgaaatgcacttggtgttggagctggcggcgaaggagagagtctctccctgttccttgctgagacacgcgcaggcacgcctctgctcagtgctcaccgtgcgcaccttgtggcaggcagtggaatagcagcgaactaacaaacaaacacagacaacaaacacagacaacaaacacagaacacacacaaacccaggcgatcacataacctcctggcggaggtaacaacaacaacaacagacttGTTTTCAATCTTGTGGCAAACAAACACACCGCGACCACAACTTATATGGATGGAGGATCAAAAAAAGACAAACCTTTTTGCTTTCTTCCATTTCATGTTCAAACATGGCGTTGAAGACCGGCGATCTTGCTAAtcatgaaaaaacacacaaacaagaaagTTATCAAAACTATGAACACCACAGTTCCAaccatgaaaaataaataaataaataaagaaataaataaacaaacaaacaaacaaacaaacaaacaaaaataaaagcaataacATCATCCCATATGAATACCCCAACCCCAAATCTCAGTCACGTTCCTTTCCAACACAGTCTGATATTTTTTAAAGTACAGGTAGTGTGTTTTTTCCGGTGCATATATACAATACTGCTGACACAGAATATGCCAAGATGCGGGACGGGGAGGGTCGGTGGGTGTAACAGGTCAAGCGGAGGAGAGTGCATCCTAATACGCTGCCTCCACTCCCCCGAAACATCACAATCCAACCCCTCGTCAGCAGACTGGCGGCTTGGCTGTGCTGTGGGTGTTGCGGTTGCTGTGGCAGTAGTAGAAGAGGGGGGTGCAGGGGGATtaaggacaatgtgtgtgtgtgtgtgtgtgtgtgtgtgtgtgtgtgtgtgtgtgtgtgcgtgtactggaAGGGGGGGTTTGCAGGtggcagcatctctctctctctctctctctctctctctctctctctctcctctcctcctctctctctctctctctctctctctctctcctctctctctcctctctctctctctctctctctctctcctctctctctctctctctctctctttccctctctctctctctctctctctctctctctctctttctctctctctcctttatttctgtgtgtctctcaccTGCCAGGATGGATTTGTGGGCTTTGAACTCCTGGCCCCCGACGTGCAGGCTGCAGTCGGTGAAGCGCGAGCACTCCCACAGGTTGCCCAGGTCCTCCGACAGCTGGCACTCCGGCACCTTCAGCACGTTCATGTTGGACTGGCCCGAGATGTTCACCGAGTCCTGCACCACGCTCACCTGACAGAGGACGAGACAAAGACGACAAAACGACGATCCGTcaatgcatgttgtgtgtgtgtgtgtgtgtgtgtgtgtgtgtgtgtgtagtggcctGAGTTTTCACCAAGCCCTGCACCTCACTTACCTACAGATGAGAAACTAGGAATTAAcacaagctctgtgtgtgtgcgcgcgtgtgtgtgtgtgcagacggtCCCGAGGTGTTCACAGAGTCCTGCACCCCCCTCACCTAATAGAGTTTGAGGTTACAAAACGTTGTGTCaatgcaagctgtgtgtgtgtgtgtgtgtgtgtgtgtgtgtgtgtgtgtgtgcgcgcgcgcttgtgtgcatgcgctGACCGTCCAGATGACCAACTACatatgaaggcaaactgtgtgtgtgtgctgagtgttaAATGGCCAGGAGAACACAGAAAGAGCACCACTGTGATTATAAACTAGTTACAAACTGACTGGTTCAgcattatgtttgtgtgtgaaatgacACTGTCTGCAAATCTAACAATTAAACAGAAAAATAGTTGGTACATGTTGTAGTAATCATTCAAGTGGTGAGTGcagtccagcacagcacagtgtgtgtgaagtgtactGACCAGGCCGTCAAAATACCAAAACTGGATATTAGCTGTGGTATAAATCATACTAGCACTGCAGAtgagtagtgtgtgcgtgtgtgtgtgtgtgtgtgcgtgcgcgtgtttgtgaacAAACAAAAGTCCAAATATTGAAATAAATTCCAACCTTTGTGACTAAATTGGAAAAAAGAGAACTCTTAATTGAGAGCATTTCAAACGCTTCCTATTAGCGTCACGTAATGTTGTGTTGCACAGAAGGTGTTTTCACAAGTACTGCACTGCAAACTAGACAGAGTGGCACAGCACAGAAAAAGCCAGGGCGAGACTGGCAAACCACACAAGGCGTTAACCAGCCGACTGCTTCAATTTAATTTCATGAAGTGTCTAATTAATGAGGAAGAGGGATCTAATTTGCTTTATGAAATTGCTCATTTCTCGCAAAGCATTCCCTTTCCAAAGCAATATTCTGATAATTGAGTTACCACGACAATTCATTGACCACTTCATtaatcttgccccccccccccacccctttcagCTTCCATTTTCTGTTTTTCAACCCCCTCCCCAAGTCCCTCTTGCTCAGCATCATTTCCCTCCAAAATGTCCAAACAACAAAAAGTTATCTTTTTAtggcaacaaagaaaaaaaattatgATCTAGAGCAGATCGTGCAACGATTTACCCATTAACCCTTCgagggtctaaaaaaaaaaaagagtagtcAAGGCTGTTCAAGGTAAATATGCGGAATATCTGCAGCCGGTCATAAAGATAAATACGTGAGGGATAACAGCCTATGACATGACCCGTTTCACAAAgtaaaaggggtatgccactattttggggcttaatacagttgaaatcgttggctggggtttataaaggtggtaaagtgtcttatttttcatgtgaagcgttgtcttgctttaagacaagttgtaGTAAGACAAGtaggagtatgtcgctaagctagtgaaagtcaatgcatccatgtagcattgctacatgctacacggatccattgactttcactagcttagcgacatgctccctcttttaacttgtcttaaagcaagacaacagcttacatgaaaaataagacactttaccacctatataaaccctggccaacgattttaactgtattaagccccaaaatagtggcatacccctttaatggcgAGGCACAGGCTTAGAGCTCCGGTGATGTGCGCTGCTTGGAGACGGAGTTGCCTTCGCTGTGACTAACTTGGTGCAACCGGTCACCTCGAAGGCTGTTAACCCGGCTTATCTGCTATTTTGCGTAGGGCATTTCTTTTATccattattgtctgtaaagttgtaggaaccatgccaactgcaccagaatctagtgAGCAAGATAGACACTTCACTATCAGACGTGTGTGATTTAGATGTGcctagaatctttgtttggaatgccgAAGGTgtaattatttaattttccatagATTATGTGCATCAATGCTACAATGTCATCCCTTAGATAACATCAACATTCCAAACGAAGGTGCTAGCCGCGTCCAAGTTACATGTGTCCGATAGACGCTTGACCGGTTCCAcggaattaatggtcaccccatcagccaatcagaaaagagaattccgttgcaAAGGCAGATAACCACAGATGTGTTTCCCGGTCTTAATAGGATAAAACTAAATGTTAGTACAGCAAGCGATAGAGATTAAAGTGCAGACACTTTTCAAACACAAGCACAACGCTTAACACTTGGGGCAGCGGTGGCCTAGTGGtttgagagttggtctttcaatctaggggttgccggttcgaatcccacctgacctctccctacagacATCTGTAcatctacatccatggctgaagtgcctttgagcaaggcacctaaccccacattgctccagggactgtaaccaataccctgagaaataatagttgcaagtcgctttgaataaatgaaagcgtcagctaaatgcaatgtaatgtaacacttgAACTTTAACCCATCAGTGTGCAGCTTTGATCCCTTAAGACAGACATAGAGCTCTCTCCTTAACCCCTCATCAGAGCTGGAGGAGCacggcctcctctctctctactccctcagTAGCCTCGTCCGTCGCCTCTGCACTGCTAGTGCTTAGCAGGCTGGATTAGCAGGAGAGGCCAGGCAGCCACACAAACAAGTGTCACCATTCTTCAAGCTGCCTTGTTTTTGAATTGCCACTTCAGCTTTAAAGGCTTAATATcaagcaagtgcacacacacaagcacacacacacacacacacacacacaagcaagcatacagacaagcacgcacgcacgcacgcactcgtacGGAAGCGCGCACGaatgcttgcacacacaaacaaacacacacatttctgtctgATGAGGACGGATTCTCGTTCCCACATGACAACCTGTGTAACAGAAACGGCCCACTCGCTCACCTCACCCTTACAACATAAAACCATGTCAGGGAAGCGACTTCACACAGGCAGCTGTCTGTCACATCCTGAACCCTGTTTGAGTGACGTGCGCTTatgatacgagagagagagagacagagcgagacagagagagcgagcacgcgagacagagcgagacagagagagcgagcacgcgagagagagcgagcacgcgcgcgcgagagagagagagagagagagagagagagagagagagagagagagagagagagagcgagacagagagagcgagcacgcgagagagagagagagagcgagagggagagagcgagacagagagagcgagggagagagcgagacagagagagcgagcacgcgagagagagagagcgagagcgagagagcaagcgagcgagagagagagcgagagagagagaggacagacagacaggaaggaggCTCACTGTGCCATTCAGCACATCGCACCCAAAAACTGTGTGCCAGCTTGTCGACACTTGGCATTGGATGGAGCAGTGCCTGCTTTAATACCTCGCTTAaaattgtgtaggtgtgtgggagTCACCGaggctctgtgtgtgggtgtttgtgcgtgtgtgtgtgactgtgtgtgtgtgtgtgtgtgtgtgtgtgagagagacactcgCTCTGAGACTTGCTCTGAGCCCTGCTTCAACATCTGCAGCATTACCTCGCAGAAGAGCGTGAGCTTGTCGTCCGGTAGAAGTCCGTTTGCTTCGTCGAGCAGAAAATCTCTCCTAATAAATTTTTTGAAACCCCAGTCTTTTCCTTGGACGAATCGATATGCTCTTTGGCTTTCTGCAGTGCGAGGAGAAATTTTTATTTgatacaacaaaaaaagaaagaaagacatacatctcttatcatcatcatcatgtgacATCAAAAGGTTAACCAAAGGCAAGGCAAACCCAAAACAGTCCACCCTTGAGCAACTATCCCAAAGAGCAACTTTCTCCACTCTCAACAAGCATACCAAATATCAGAAATAGCAACACTGCCAAGCCAGAATAAAGACACATATAGGTCACagttcacacacagagacacacgcacacgcacacgcacacacacacagagaaaacgtGGGAAAAAGCTTACCCATTGCTTTAGTTTCTTCCCTCTTTGCGTTCAGTAAGGAAAATTTGAACTTTGCTCTTACTTCACTTTTTGGACAACTAACAAGGAGTAAATACAAAGATAAGTAATCTTTGCTTTCATCATCAAGTCCCTTGGGATTGACTCGCAGGCACCTGGCGAGcaaacacaagacacagacagagtgtACGTTATTTACAGAAAATGCAGCAATTTttaagggtaaaaaaaaaaataaagctttGCAATTGCCCAACAGCAATATAATTAACGCATTAAGATGCCGAAATATAGAAATAGGTTTTacctaccatttcattttgtcattGGGACCTGAGGAAAAGGTTGAACTTTTTAAAACTTCGCCCATTTCCTCTCTGCAAAAACTGAAGTTGTTTATGGTCCACATGTAGGAAAACTTCACTACTTTAAcctgaaacaaaaaaacaaaacaaaggcatGATTATATAAAACCTCTATGAGATTTGGCAATACAACAGTAATTTATGTCATGGGCAAACTGATTTCAATGCGGTTGTTTTGTGTATTAACAACATTGCCAGTTATTTTTCCCACAGTGCAAACAATGACAAACTCTGGATTCACTTTCATATCTGAAATGCTTGAAAAAAAAAGCAATAAAAAACCCATCCCTGTCTtaacaatacaaaaaaagaacCATGAATAAAACCCATTATACATTTACTGGCCTTACTCAAGGGAACCAAATAGACAGTACTCTGGTAAACAGTGaatgcgtttatatgcagttctgcatcccgaatatgaggcttatcctggCTATGATCAAATTCTGGATAAGGTACGAGATATGAGTACAGAGTGTCATATctcagt
Proteins encoded in this region:
- the spopla gene encoding speckle-type POZ protein-like A, whose translation is MSRVPTPPPPGEMSVGPVAESWCYTQVKVVKFSYMWTINNFSFCREEMGEVLKSSTFSSGPNDKMKWCLRVNPKGLDDESKDYLSLYLLLVSCPKSEVRAKFKFSLLNAKREETKAMESQRAYRFVQGKDWGFKKFIRRDFLLDEANGLLPDDKLTLFCEVSVVQDSVNISGQSNMNVLKVPECQLSEDLGNLWECSRFTDCSLHVGGQEFKAHKSILAARSPVFNAMFEHEMEESKKNRVDISDVEPEVFKEMMGFIYTGKAPNLEKMADSLLAAADKYALERLKVMCEEALCNSLSVENVADTLILADLHSAEQLKAQAIDFINRCSILRQLGCKDGKNWNSNHAADIMETAGWKSMIQSHPHLVAEAFRALASAQCPPFGLPRKRLKQS